The nucleotide window CATGCTGCGAATGGCGATGTTGCGATGTCTATTCAATACAATGATGAAAACTGGGTGAATGTAAATGAAAATGAACGCCTGCCTTTAGCCAGTACAGTAAAAATTATTTTAGCGATTACATATGCGCAGCAAGCAGCAGAGGGAAAAATCAATCCAAAGCAACTTGTCAGCGTAGCGGATTTAAATAAATTTTATTTACCTAAAACAGACGGTGGTGCACATGAGGCATGGCTAGCGCAGATGCCAAAAGAAGATATGGTACCACTAGAGGAAGTGGTAAAAGGTATGATTGCATACAGCTCCAATGCAAATACCGATTATTTAATGGATGTGCTAGGTATGGAAAATATTAATAATACTTTGCAGCAGTTAGAGTTATCAAAGCATGATGTAATTTATCCAATAACCAGCGTTTTATATATTCCTAGTCAATTGATGCAGGAGCAAAACCTGTCTAGTAAAGAGCTGGTAGAAGCGATGCAAGCGATGGATATGGAGGAGTACCGCAATAGAGCGATAGCGATTTATCACCAATGGCAAACAGCTCCATTGTCTAAGGAAGAAAAGGAGCAATTGCTTAAAACGTTATCGATGGATATACAAAAAGTATGGTCGGATCGTTTACCTGCCTCCACGACAAAGGACTATGTTGCCATTATGGAGAAGCTTAATAATAAATCCTATTTTAGTGAGGAGGTTTATCAATATTTAGATCCCGTTATGGAGCAATTAATGGAAAGCCCTACTAATCGTGAATTATTTAAACATGCAGGACAAAAAGGCGGATCGACAGCATTTGTTCTTACAATTGCTATGTATGCAATGGATCAACAACAAAATAGGACAGAGCTAGCCTTTTTCGCAAACAATTTATCTGTATTAGAGCAGGCAAAGCTGGAAAGAAATTTGAATAGCTTTCAATTGAAATTTTTAACAGAAGAAGTGTTTCGTGAAAAGGTGAAACGTGAATTAGGTGGAAATTAAATTTAATTAACAGGCTAGCCCCAAATCTAAAGGGCTAGCCTGTTATTTTTGGTCCCGAATTTCTCAATGAAGCCCGATTCGACCTTTTAAAAGTAATATTGCTGTTGCAGTTTTTATTACACACAATTATGCTATAAGACATAATTGTGTGTGAATTGTTTGTGTGTCTGGCACCCAAACAAAAAGGAGGAATTCAATGAATGCACAAATCAATATTTTAATTGTTGAAGATGATAATGATATTAATGCATTGCTTTGTGATGTTGTGCGGAGTAGTGGTTATCGGGCACAGCCTGCTTATTCAGGTACGGAGGCAATACTTTATTTGCAGCAGCAGCGATGGGATATGGTGTTGCTTGATTTAATGTTGCCAGGGTTAACAGGTGAGGAAGTGTTAGCAAAAATAAGAGAACAGCAGCATGTGCCAATTATTATTATTTCAGCAAAGCTAGAGCAGCAGACGAAGGTGGATGTGCTACGAGCAGGAGCAGATGATTACATTACAAAGCCTTTTGATATTGAGGAAGTGTCGGCACGCATTGATTCACATTTGCGCAGAATGCGAGTGTTAAACCAGCCGAGCATAGCGAAAGTGCTTGTACATAAAGATTTAGCGCTTGATACGGAAGCGAAGCAAGTGAAGGTTGGAGAGATGGAAATTGCTTTTACTGCACGCGAGTATGCCATTTTAGTATTATTAATGTCCTCACCGAAAAAGGTCTTTACGAAGGCAAATGTATTTGAAAGTGTTTGGCATGAGGAGTTTCATGGGGATGATAATACAATTAATGTGCATATGAGCAATATTCGTTCAAAGCTAGCACATGCTAATCCGAATGAGGAATATATCGAAACGATTTGGGGGATGGGCTACCGCTTAGCTTGATTCGAGAAACTTAATGTTTTCTTAAGAATTGACTTATGCCTTTCTTATGTTTTGCTTTTTACACTAGAAAGTATCATAAGAAGGAGGGATTTCGTATGACATATGTATTGCAAACAAATCAGTTAACGAAACAATATAAGCAGCAGCTAGCGCTTGATAAAGTAAATTTGTCAATTGAAAAAGGCTCGATTTATGGGTTTATTGGGCAAAATGGCGCTGGGAAATCAACATTAATTAAGATTGTAACAGGGCTTGCGAAGGCAAGTAGTGGGTCATTAGCGCTCTTTGGCTATAGCACGGAGCAGGAGCTGATTCAAGCACGCAAACGCATTGGGGCAATTATTGAGGCTCCTGCGTTGTATCCGCATATGACAGCGGCTGAAAACTTGGAGGCGCATCGATTACTAAAAGGAATTCCAGGGAAAGCGTGTATTGAAAAAACATTGAAGCTTGTTGGGCTTGAGAACACTGGGAAAAAGAAGGCGAAAAATTTTTCCCTCGGTATGAAGCAACGCCTCGGCTTGGGGATTGCTCTATTAGGTGATCCGGAGTTTTTAATTTTAGATGAGCCAATTAATGGGCTTGATCCAATGGGCGTAGTTGAAATACGAGAGCTGCTCAAAAAATTAAATCAAGAATACGCTATTACCATTTTAATTTCTAGCCATATTTTAAGTGAGCTACATCTCCTAGCAACCCATTATGGCATTATTCATCAAGGTAAGCTTATTGAGCAGCTGACAACAGAGGAATTAACGCAAAAATGTCAGCAATATATTCATATTAAAGTGGATAATCCAGATAAAGCGGCAACAGTTTTTGAAATGCAGTTAAATACGAAGCATTTTGAAGTGTTACCAAATGGCACAATGAAGCTTTTTGCTTATACAGATTCAGTGGGCTATGTTTCAACAACATTGGTGCAAGCAGGTTTAGTCATTGAAGAGTTTATGCCAATGGGAGAGGATTTGGAAACATATTTCAAGAATTTGATTGGAGGTGTGTCACATGAGTAATTTAATGATGGCTGAATTATTTAAGCTGAAAAAGGACCGTGTATTTTTAGTGTTAGTTGTGATCTTAGCAGCAGCAGGTATCACTTATCCATTCCTTGTGTTTTTCGATGAGGCGACATTTAATGCACAGGCAGTCGCAGTCAAGGAGCTATATACGTTTTCGGCTTTAGCTGGCAATAACTATATTATCCGTTTGATTCCTTGTATATTAGCAGGATTTTTTATTTCAAGTGAGTATTCAATTGGGACAATGAAAAGTATTTGTGCTTCAGGCAATAGTAGAGTGCATCTTTATCTTGTCAAATTGCTTGTATTTTCGCTTGGTGCAATAATTATTGCATTGGCGTTTCCATTAGCGCTCCTATTTTCAAGCAGCTTGCTGTCAGGCTTTTATGGCATGCCAACTTTCATTTATGTGGCTAAAACGCTAGGTCTAACAATTTTGTATGCTGCTGCATTCGCCTCCATGATGGCTGTAGTGGCGATTATTTTTACAGATAGCGGTAAAACAATTGGTTTTTCCATTATTTTTTTCATTTTAATTGATAGCATTTTGTATATGCTAAGCCAAGAGTTCACACTGTTTGAATGGCTATTTAATCATTCGGTATTTAAATTATTTCTAGATATATCGAAGGAAAGTTACACATCCTCAATGCTCATTGTGCCGCTTATGACATTTGCTTTATTTGCAGTTATTGGTAGCATCATATTTAAGCAAAAAGAAATTAAATAACAGAAGGTGGTGAGCGGATATTATTTTCATATGTATAGCGATTGCTCTATTTTTTGCACTGCGCTTTTATTTGTTGAAACGTGAGGTCAAAAGGGCATATCGTCAGCTAATCGCTGTAAATCGTAAAGAAACCGAGAAAAAGCTAGATTTGCAATTTTGGGATAAAGATTTGCAAAAGCTGGCAGAGACCATTAATGCACAAATTGATTTAACAAAGCAGGCAACGGCAGAAAAACGCCAGCAGGAAAATGAATTAAAGCAGGCAATTGCTAACATTTCTCATGATATTCGCACACCACTGACCTCGATATTAGGCTATATTCAATTTTTAGAGCAGGACAACCGTAGTCAATATACCGCCATTATTAAACGAGGCGCTTTGCGCTTAAAGGATTTGCTAGAGGACTTCTTTGAATTATCGTTAATTGAATCAACTGATTATTTGTTAAAGCCTGAGCACATTAAAATGAACCAGCTTTTATCAGAGGTGCTAGTAGGCTTTTATGATCAGTTTCATCAAGCGAATTTGCAGCCGACTATAGATATGCCAACACAGGAGCTGACGATGATTGCAGACTCCTCAGCTGTAAAGCGTGTCATCGAAAACTTAGTGTTGAACACGATTAAGCATGCACATAGCAATATTCTTATTCGCATAGAGCAGGAAGGGCATATAGTGAGGCTTATGATTAGTAACGAGGTCACTAATTTATCAGAGAAGGACGTGAATCATCTATTCCAACGCTTTTATAAGGGGGATAAAACAAGAGCGGAAAATGGCACAGGTTTAGGGCTAGCAATTGCCAAAAGCTTAATGCAGAAAATGAACGGACAGCTTTCTGCTGAGTTACAAAATAATAGATTAACTATTATCTGTGAATGGCGCTAGGATAATTCGTATTCATAAGTACTTGGCATAGACAACAAAAAATAATAAACACATTAGCCAATTTTTTTAGTAAGATGTACAATAAGAATTGTGTGTAAATTGTGTGTGTGCCTGGCACTATATCAAAGAAAGGAGTTAGCTCATGACAAATAATGATATATTGATTCGTTTGCGCTACGCGTTCGATATTAAAAATATAGATATGGTAGAAATTTTTAAGCTTGGTGGCATAGATGTGACGAAGGACGATGTAATGAATATGCTTATTAAAGTGAAGGAAGATGAAGAGGAGCCAGCGAACTATAAAAAATGCAATAATAAAATGCTGGAGGCTTTTCTCAACGGCTTTATTACCTTTAAGCGTGGCCCACAGCTATCCGCAGCAGGAGAGCCTGTGGCACCACCGAAGGCAACGGGTCAAGAAAGTCCAAATAATATGCTATTTAAAAAGGTAAAAATCGCTTTAGCTTTAACGACTGAAGATGTTATTGATTTCATTGATGATGGCGGTGGCATTAAAGTATCAAAGGGCGAAATGGGCGCGATTTTACGCAACCCAAGCCATAAAAACTATAAAGAATGTGGCGATAGCTTTGCTCGTTATTTTTTACGAGGCCTTACAAATAAATATCGCGTATAAAAAAACAGCTCTGATTCGTTTAATCAGGGCTGTTCTTTTTGGCTTGAGAATCCATTGTCTTTAAAAAATCCTTGGTGATACGAACGACGTATTTCACTTCATCTAAGTTGCGTTCTTTTAATAGTGAGTGATGAATGCTCAGCATTAAATTTTTCTCCTCGATATCTGTAACGCTTGAGAGGCTTTGGAAATTAAAAAGCTCTTCAGGTGCAATGTCCAATGCCTGCATTAAGCTTTCAAGCGTTTTTAACGTAATATTGGATTGACCATTTTCAATATTGGAAATGCGCCCTTTACTATAGCCTATTTTCCCCGTTTTTTCTGCAACTTCCTCCTGACTTAATCCCTTTGCAACACGAATTGTTCGAAGCTGTTCTCCTACTAGCTTTAAAAAATCTGACATAGCATTTCACCTCTAAGATAGAGGCTAGTGAAAAACTTTTTAAATGGAGATACCTTTAAAATAGTACATTTTACAAAAGTTATATTATAATGGTACAAATGATATAGTATATATGTTTTATTTCATAGCAAGAAGAAATTATCGGCTTAAAAATATAAGCTGATAAAGTAGGGGGGAATACTTTGATGAGACAATATAAATTGGGGGATATTGTAACAATTGTAAAAGGTGTTGCTAGACAGCCTACACATTATTTTGTAAGTGAAGGTATACCGTTTGTTAGTTGTGATTATTGGGATTTATTGAAAAATAATCTGCAGCTATTACCTAAAATACCATCCTCGCTACAGCATGAAAGTGATTTAACAAAAGTTCCAACAGGAGCAGTTTTAATCTACCCAAGTAAAAACGCATATTATGTTTGTCAGCAAGAGTATTACATTGGAGAAAATATTATGGCGATGATTCCATGTCAGTCCATTATTTTAAGTAAATATTTATTTTATTATTTACAAGCACAGTCATTGAAAATTGAAGAGGCTATAGAGCAAAAAATCTATCTGCCTAGAATTGCCATACAGCAGCAACTAATTGCCCATATGGCACAAGTACATGCTGTGTCAGATCAAGTGCAAAATATATTAATAGCATTACTACAATTAGAAGCGTATTTACAGACAGAAAATACGGATTTGTTAAAAATTCAAGATGAGTTAATAGAAAAAATGGAGTGGATGAATAGTCTACACAAGATATTATTACATAATATCAAGCACCTCAAATAAAAGGAGGGGGATAGTGGAATTGGATGCGCAACAAATTGATGTGAAATTTACAATGCACAATTTGCAGCGTGCTAAATATTGTGCAGCAACGATTATTATACTTGAAGTGTTATTGGCGATAGTGCATATTGCTCAAACGAAAACAATTGGGGATGGTTATTTTTTACTTTATATAATGCTCCTTGTACTTTCGATATTATTTTTAATTTTAGTGAGCGTTATAGAGAAAAGGTTTTTTAACTATCGCTATATTAAAACAGCCGTATGGGGCTATTATTGGTTTGTTTTAATGTGGGGCGTATCTATTGCATTATTAGATCAACGCTCATATGGACAAGTGACAGCCTATTTAATTAGTTTATTAGCAGTTACTATGCTATATCATGTACGTCTACGAAAATTCATTTTGCTTCAAAGCATTCCAACTATTTATTTAATGAGTGGTTTAATGCTTGTGCAGCAAGATAGCGAAATGGTTTTGACATATTTGGTTAATATAGTGCTATTTATTGTAATTAGCGCAATCGGCTCGCGTTTCCTTTATTACGGTCAGTATAAGATGCTGGCACAGGAGCAGCTAAATAGTCAATTAGTACAGATGAACGGAGATTTACAGTTGCTAGCTACTTATGATGAATTAACAGAAATGCCAAATCGCCGAGGCTTATATGACTATGTGCAGGCGAATATGAGAGATACCCCACGCCATGTAACAGCAATGATTTTAGATATTGATGCCTTTAAACAATTTAATGATTACTATGGGCATTTAGAGGGAGATAAAGTGCTGAAAGAAATTGCAGTTATTTTGAGGGCACTAGCGAGTAATTGTTGTTTTGTAGGGCGCTTTGGTGGGGAAGAATTTATTTACCTAATTTTTGATATGGAGCATAGTGAGGCATTGCATTTTGCAAATAATATATGCAAAGCTGTTGAGCAACGACGCATTCCACATCAAGCCTCTCCTTTTTTACCATACGTGACAGTTAGCATTGGGGTCGCAACAGACCCTTGCTGTACTATACAGGGTTTACAACAATTATTTCAAAATGCGGATGCAGCATTATACAGTGCTAAACGGGCTGGGCGTAATCGTGCAGAGCTAACGATATAAAATAATTGGTATCAACATCAGGCTCCATTCATACGATGTACAATAAAGGTTTGAATGGAGGAATTACGATTAGTATTTTAAATAAAATTAAAAATTACAGAGAAGAAGAAAATCGCCTAAAGTGGGAAGGTAGCTTTGCCGATTATTTAGAAATCGTAAAAGAGCGGCCAGAAGTTGCACAAACAGCTCATTCGCGCGTCTATAACATGCTGAAAAGTGCAGGTGTTGAAGAGCGAGATGGACAGAAAATGTATCACTTTTTTGGCGAGGAAATTTTCGGCTTAGAAACAGCGCTTGAACGATTAGTTGAGGAATATTTCCATCCAGCAGCAAAAAGGCTTGATGTGCGCAAGCGAATTTTATTGTTAATGGGGCCTGTCAGTGGTGGGAAGTCAACAATTGTAACGTTGCTAAAGCGCGGCTTAGAGCGCTATTCGCGCACAGATAGCGGAGCGGTTTATGCCATTAAGGGCTGCCCAATGCATGAGGACCCATTGCATTTAATTCCACATCATTTGCGCGACACCTTTTATGAGGAGTATGGCATCCGCATCGAAGGAAGCCTGTCCCCTTTAAATACGATGCGCCTTGAGCAGGAGTATGATGGGCGTATTGAGGATGTGCGAATTGAGCGTATTTTCTTCTCGGAGGACCGCCGAGTAGGTATTGGGACATTTACTCCTTCTGATCCAAAATCACAGGATATTGCGGATTTAACAGGGAGCATCGACTTTTCAACAATTGCGCAGTACGGCTCGGAATCTGACCCGCGCGCATACCGCTTCGATGGCGAGCTAAATAAGGCGAATCGTGGCATGATGGAGTTTCAAGAAATGCTGAAGCTCGATGAAAAGTTTTTATGGCATTTGCTGTCATTAACACAGGAGGGCAATTTTAAAGCAGGGCGTTTTGCCTTAATTAGTGCAGATGAATTGATTGTTGCACATACTAATGAAACAGAATATCGCACATTTATTGCCAATAAAAAGAATGAGGCATTGCATTCGCGTATTATCGTCATGCCAATTCCGTATAATTTAAAGGTGAGCCAAGAGGAGCGCATTTATGAAAAAATGATTCATGACAGCGATATGGCACATGTACATATCGCACCACATGCGCTCAAAGTGGCTGCGATTTTCTCGGTTTTAACAAGACTAGAAATCCCGAAAAAGCAAGGGGTTGACGTTGTTAAAAAAATGCGCCTGTACAATGGCGAAAGCATAGAAGGCTACAATGAGGTTGATATTGAAGAGCTGAAAAAGGAATATCCAAATGAAGGGATGCAGGGCATTGACCCACGTTACGTCATCAATCGCATTTCATCAGCCATTATTCGCAAGGAAGTGCCGTCGATTAATGCATTAGATGTGCTGCGTGCCTTAAAGGATGGCTTAGACCAGCATGCCTCGATTTCAGAGGAAGACCGCAAAAAATTTATGAACTATATTGCGGTTGCTCGCCGCGAATATGATGAAATTGCTAAGAAGGAAGTACAGAAGGCATTTGTATACTCCTACGAGGAATCAGCGAAAACATTATTGAATAACTATCTTGATAATGTTGAGGCATTTTGCAATAAAAATAAGCTACGCGACCCGCTCACTGGCGAGGAAATGAGTCCGGATGAAAAGCTAATGCGCTCAATCGAAGAGCAAATTGGTGTATCTGAAAATGCAAAAAAGGCATTTCGTGAGGAAATTTTAATTCGTTTGTCCGCCTTTGCAAGAAAGGGTAAACGCTTCGATTACCATTCGCATGACCGCCTGCGTGAAGCTATTCAGAAAAAGCTATTTGCTGATTTGAAGGATGTTGTAAAAATTACAACATCTTCGCAAACACCAGACGAGGCACAACTGAAAAAAATCAACGAGGTTGTTGCAACGTTAGTCGATGAACATGGCTATAACACAACATCAGCAAACGAGCTGTTGCGCTATGTAGGTAGTTTATTGAATCGATAATCAAAAGGAGGTTATGTAAAAAGATATTATCTTTTTACATGGCCTTTTCCTGCTTTTTATATTTTGCATGTTATGATGGAAATAGTATCCTATTGGAGGTGGACAAGTTGTCGCAGTTGAAACGCTTTGCTTTTTGGCTACCATTATTAGCTTGTCTTAACTATGTTTTTGAATTAACTGTCAATCCAATCAAAGATATTTTATTGACAGACCCTTTGCTGCAACGCAGTTTGCGAATGATGGGTGATATTGGATATGATAGTGATCAATACCAACTTTTATTTCCAGGCTTTCTTGTCCACTTTTTCCTATGGTTTGTATATGGACGAATGATTGATTGGTTTGTGAAGCAGCTGATTTAACGGAGAACGGAGAATAAACTTTGTGAAGAGCGGTGTGTGGAAGCGAATTTCTGCACACCGCTTTTTTAATTAAATGTATCAGCTATAAATTGATAAAAAGCCTCTTCTTCCTCAATGTTAGGGAAATGATTGCTCTCATCAAAAGTTTTCAATGTGGCGTTTGACATAAGCTCAGCTGCTTCAGCAGAAAATTTATGTGGGCATTGTGCATCATGAAGGCCGCAGTATATATAAGCAGTTGTTGTGACATGAGGCAATTCGGGGCGCAAATCATATGTAGGTAGCTCTTCATAGGAAAAATAATCAAGCCGTTTTGATACTGTTTTTCCACTATTAGGGCGACTAATCATCTTGTCATAAGATGTTTCATGATATAAGGACATCAGCGACCATTCTTTACTACCAGCACGTCTTTCTTCAAGAGATGATTGAGGATTACCTAGCATTGTTAAAATTTCTTTAATGCGCCGATTATTCGGGTTATCTATGCAATAAATGCTATCTGGGTGGTGCATATACTCTGAGGAAGCGCACAACCCTCCAGCAACGATATGTATAAGGCTATGTGGATGCATAATAGCGTATTTTAGTGCCAGCATACCGCCTGTTGAATGCCCTGCAAATATCCATTTTTCAAAACCAAGCGCTTGGCGAATTGCCTCTAAATCAGCGACCGTATGCGCCATACTGTAATTGAATGTAGAAAGGTCATCTGTTGAATTGCCACAGCCTCGCAAATTTACTAAATATACAGTTGCATGTGCTGTAAATGTATTTGCAAATAAATTGCCATTCTCATTAAATTCGCTATATAAATGTGTAATACAGACAGGCTGACCATTTCCTTTTTTAAATACTTCAAAAATCCCGCGTGCTGTTTCAACTAAATGTTGCTCCCACATCTCTAAACCCTCTTTCTGAATATTGTTTATTTTCATTATACCGAAATTATTTAGCGAGTGAAGTTCAAGATTTTGCTAGATGTGCATAAGATAAAAAAAGCGAATTTGCAGATGGGTGTGGATAAAATGAGTGACAAACAGCAACAGTTCATTATCTCAAAGGAAAATTGGTCCCTCCATCGTAAAGGATATCAGGACCAAGAGCGCCATCGTCAAAAAATTGATGAGGCGATTAAAAATAATTTACCAGAGTTAATTAGTGAGGAAAGCATTATTTTATCAAATGGTCGAGAGGTTATTAAAATCCCGATTCGTTCTTTAGATGAATATAAAATTCGTTACAACACAGATAAGTCAAAGCATGTCGGGCAAGGGCAGGGCGATAGTCAAGTAGGTGATGTTGTTGCACGAGATGGCAAGCCGCAGCAAGGGCAAGGAAGAGAAGCTGGTAAGGAAGCAGGGAAGGATTATTATGAGGCAGAAGTACGGCTGGAGGATGTGGAAGAAATCTTGTTCCAACAGCTTGCATTGCCAAACTTACAGCAAAAAGAAGTGGCCAATATTGCAACAAATAAAATTGAATTTAACGATATTCGCAAAAAAGGTTTAATGGGTAATATCGATAAAAAGCGTACAATTTTAACAGCAATTAAGCGCAATGCCATCAAGGGTGAGGCAACTATTAATCCAATTCATCAGGACGATTTGCGCTTTAAAACATGGGATGAGGTTGTAAAGCCTGAATCGCGTGCAGTTGTACTTGCAATGATGGATACGAGTGGCTCAATGGGCATTTTCGAAAAGACCTGTGCACGTAACTTTTTCTTTTGGATGGCACGTTTTTTACGCACGAAATATAGCGCTGTTGATATTGAATTTATCGCACATCATACAGAAGCAAAGGTTGTAACAGAGGAGGCGTTTTTTACAAAGGGTGAGAGCGGTGGGACGATTTGCTCCTCTGCTTACGCAAAGGCGTTGCAACTAATAAACGAAAAATATTCCCCAGCCCGCTACAATATTTATCCTGTCCATTTCTCAGATGGAGAAAATTTGTCATCAGATAATGAGCGTTGCCTCCAATTAATTGAACAATTGATGGAAGTATCTAGCATGTTCGGCTATGGCGAAGTCAATGCTTATAGTAGAACGTCTGCGCTTATGTCGGCATATAGCAAAATTGACAATCCGAAGTTTCGTCATTACATTATTAAGCGCAAAGTAGATGTCTATGATGCGCTAAAAAGCATTTTTAAAAAAGAAGGAGTGCAGTAATGGAAAAAGCGCTGCAAAAAGCAATTGATGAAATTACGGAAATTGCTACAGGCTTTGGCTTAGATTTTTTCCCGATGCGCTATGAAATTTGTCCTGCTGAAATTATTTATACATTTGGCGCATATGGGATGCCTACACGCTTTGCGCATTGGAGCTTCGGCAAGCAATTTCATCGCATGAAGCTCCAGTACGATTTAGGCTTAAGTCAAATTTATGAGCTTGTTATCAATTCAAACCCATGCTATGCATTTTTACTTGATACGAATACGTTAACGCAAAATAAATTAATCATTGCGCATGTCTTAGCGCATTGCGATTTCTTTAAAAACAATATCCGCTTCTCCAATACGAGGCGTGATATGGTGGAAAGTATGACAGCAACCGCTGAACGGATCGCAAAATATGAGATATTATATGGCAAGGATGCAGTCGAGCAATTTTTAGATGCGGTGCTAGCAATTCAAGAGCATATTGACCCTGCTATCATTCGTCCACAAATAGTGGAAGAAGAGGAGCCGTTGGAAGCTCGTACAACGCCATATGATGATTTATGGCATATCGATGAGCCACGTAAAAAGCTAATAGAGAAAAAGAAAACCTTCCCAGCAGAGCCAGAAAAGGATTTGCTCATTTTTATTGAGCAGCATAGCCGTGAGCTAGAGGATTGGCAGCGTGATATTTTAACGATGATGCGTGAGGAAATGCTGTATTTTTGGCCGCAGCTTGAAACAAAAATTATGAATGAAGGCTGGGCATCCTATTGGCATCAACGTATTATGCGTGAGCTTAATTTAACGACAGCTGAAACGATTGATTATGCCAAATTAAATGCAGGCGTTGTTCAGCCTTCTAAAACATCAATCAATCCATATTATCTTGGCTTGAAAATTTTCGAGGATATTGAGCGATGCTATAATGAGCCGACAGAGGACATGCAAAAGCGTGGCATCAAACCAAACTCAGGAAGAGAAAAAATATTTGAAGTGCGTGAAATTGAATCAGATACATCCTTTATTCGCAATTACTTAACAAAGGAGCTCGCCCAGCGAGAGGATTTATATGTATTTGCAAAAACAGGTGATGAATACCGCATTACAGATAAGGAACATGAAGCAATTCGTGATCAATTAGTTTCAATGCGTGTCAATGGAGGCTTCCCATATATTGTTGTCGTTGATGGTGATTTTAAACGCAATGGCGAGCTCTATTTAAAGCATTGCTATGAAGGAATGGAGCTAGATCAGCAATATTTGGAGGCAGTGCTCGGCTATATTTACAAGCTATGGGGACGTCCTGTCCATTTAGAGACACATGTTGATAATGAGGTTGTTGTATTTTCGTGTAGAAAATAGTGCCAGGCACACACACAATTCTCACACAATTTCGAAGGCACATCTTTTCTCTTGTTGCCATATGTATACAACAAGAGAGGAGAGATGCATATCGTTGCAATAGAAGCTTTGCATATTAAAGGACATTCGTTTACAGCAGTCACGGTGTATTTGCCAAACACAACTTTGTTAACGATATCAAATGATCGCGGTTATATTATGTGTGGTGCTTTGGACATTGCTTTATTAAATGATCGTTTAGCTGAGCGCAAAATTATTGCTGGGCGTGCAGTCGGTGTCAAAACGATTGATCAATTGTTAAAGGCTCCGCTTGAATCCGTCACATATGAGGCAGGCAGACAAGGGATTTTACCTGGTATGACGGGGGAAGAGGCTTTATTGAAGATGATTTAAATCGTGATGTAACTATAAGCAAGCGCCAATAAAATTACTAAAATCGCCAATAAAACACGAAAAAGCGCTAATAGAATCACCAAAAGCGCCAATAAAACTACAGGGCGAGCCGTCCAAGTCAAGACAAGGTTCGCCCAGCTAATTAAAGTATCACACTGCAATAATAATTGGCAAAATCATCGGCTTTTTA belongs to Lysinibacillus louembei and includes:
- a CDS encoding SpoVR family protein; translation: MEKALQKAIDEITEIATGFGLDFFPMRYEICPAEIIYTFGAYGMPTRFAHWSFGKQFHRMKLQYDLGLSQIYELVINSNPCYAFLLDTNTLTQNKLIIAHVLAHCDFFKNNIRFSNTRRDMVESMTATAERIAKYEILYGKDAVEQFLDAVLAIQEHIDPAIIRPQIVEEEEPLEARTTPYDDLWHIDEPRKKLIEKKKTFPAEPEKDLLIFIEQHSRELEDWQRDILTMMREEMLYFWPQLETKIMNEGWASYWHQRIMRELNLTTAETIDYAKLNAGVVQPSKTSINPYYLGLKIFEDIERCYNEPTEDMQKRGIKPNSGREKIFEVREIESDTSFIRNYLTKELAQREDLYVFAKTGDEYRITDKEHEAIRDQLVSMRVNGGFPYIVVVDGDFKRNGELYLKHCYEGMELDQQYLEAVLGYIYKLWGRPVHLETHVDNEVVVFSCRK
- a CDS encoding YunC family protein; its protein translation is MVAIEALHIKGHSFTAVTVYLPNTTLLTISNDRGYIMCGALDIALLNDRLAERKIIAGRAVGVKTIDQLLKAPLESVTYEAGRQGILPGMTGEEALLKMI